One segment of Nitrospirota bacterium DNA contains the following:
- a CDS encoding ABC transporter ATP-binding protein produces the protein MKIFFRETSSKEWKNDFHTIWALTRQHLPRLIAAVLCSLALSAINGGIAWLVKPSLDSLFVEKNRTILFLLPAGVFLLFVFRGLFAFLNNFLMSSIGAKIVKTLRQALYNKLLSLPISFFSKKSSGSIISRVLNDIGSLENLIANTARNFFVQSTTVIVLAVVALLRRWDLALLSFTIIPLVVLVADRFGKRMKKTSKKTREFISDVTKLVQETVLGIRVIKAFTMEEKMRSRNDEAVSRHYRNVMREVRIREFTAVSMEIIAGAGIAIILWYGSYLIINNKLSVGAFFSFITAILMIYTPLKRLSQVNNNFQMIRTALHRVKEIFLLNDEVSGNVEKAKIEGHIVYDKVSFRYPDSVEPALKDVNLEIRPGETIAIVGYSGSGKSTLIDLLLGFWKDYTGRITIDGLDIRDYSLKSIRSHIGVVSQDIILFDDTVRNNILFGKPDATEEKVVEAARAAYAHEFIMDMPKGYDTYIGERGVKLSGGQKQRISLARAILKNPKILILDEATSSLDADSEAKIQKALESIMPGRTTLIIAHRLSTINKADRIIVMDRGRIIQQGSHDELFSSGGVYQELYSAHRQA, from the coding sequence ATGAAAATTTTTTTCAGGGAAACTTCTTCAAAAGAGTGGAAAAACGATTTTCACACAATATGGGCGCTCACGAGACAGCATCTTCCCAGACTGATAGCAGCAGTGCTGTGCAGCCTTGCGCTTTCAGCTATTAACGGGGGTATTGCATGGCTCGTCAAACCATCCCTGGACAGCCTCTTTGTTGAAAAGAACAGGACAATCCTCTTTCTGCTGCCGGCAGGGGTCTTTTTATTGTTCGTATTTAGAGGATTGTTTGCCTTTCTCAATAATTTTCTGATGAGCTCTATTGGTGCAAAAATCGTAAAAACGCTCCGTCAGGCCCTTTACAACAAGCTCCTGAGCCTCCCCATATCTTTCTTCTCCAAAAAATCCAGTGGCTCCATAATATCCAGGGTCCTTAATGATATAGGAAGCCTTGAGAACCTGATCGCCAACACGGCAAGGAACTTCTTTGTCCAGTCCACAACAGTAATAGTCCTTGCTGTTGTCGCCCTCTTAAGGAGATGGGACCTGGCACTCCTCTCCTTTACAATCATACCCCTGGTCGTGCTCGTTGCCGACAGGTTTGGTAAGAGGATGAAGAAGACCAGCAAAAAGACAAGGGAATTCATATCAGATGTGACCAAGCTGGTACAGGAGACAGTATTGGGCATAAGGGTTATCAAGGCATTTACAATGGAAGAAAAGATGCGCAGCCGCAATGATGAGGCAGTCTCACGGCATTACAGGAATGTAATGAGGGAAGTAAGGATCAGGGAGTTTACCGCTGTATCCATGGAGATTATTGCAGGTGCGGGCATAGCCATAATCCTGTGGTACGGCAGCTATCTTATCATTAACAACAAGCTCTCGGTAGGTGCATTCTTTTCATTTATTACTGCAATACTGATGATTTACACCCCCCTGAAAAGATTGAGCCAGGTCAATAACAATTTCCAGATGATAAGAACAGCACTCCACAGGGTCAAGGAGATATTTCTTCTCAACGATGAAGTGTCCGGAAACGTAGAAAAGGCAAAAATAGAAGGGCATATAGTATATGATAAAGTCTCTTTCCGTTACCCTGACTCAGTTGAGCCGGCACTGAAGGATGTCAACCTCGAAATCCGGCCGGGCGAGACCATTGCAATCGTGGGATACAGTGGTTCAGGCAAAAGCACCCTGATAGACCTGCTCCTTGGGTTCTGGAAGGATTATACTGGCAGGATTACGATAGACGGACTGGATATAAGGGATTATTCTCTCAAGAGCATCAGGTCTCACATCGGCGTGGTATCCCAGGATATAATCCTTTTTGACGACACAGTCAGAAACAATATATTGTTTGGCAAGCCGGATGCAACGGAAGAAAAGGTTGTCGAGGCAGCACGGGCTGCCTATGCCCATGAGTTTATCATGGATATGCCCAAAGGCTATGATACATATATTGGTGAACGTGGAGTCAAGTTGTCAGGGGGGCAGAAGCAGAGGATATCCCTTGCGAGGGCTATACTTAAAAACCCGAAAATCCTCATCCTTGATGAGGCAACATCATCCCTTGATGCTGACTCAGAGGCAAAGATCCAGAAGGCACTTGAGTCAATAATGCCTGGAAGGACAACCCTGATAATCGCACACAGGCTCTCTACCATCAACAAGGCCGACCGAATTATTGTCATGGACAGGGGAAGGATTATACAGCAGGGGAGTCATGATGAACTCTTCTCCTCCGGAGGGGTCTATCAGGAACTCTACAGTGCACACAGGCAGGCATGA